The genomic stretch TCAACCTGCAGAAATTCTACAGCTACGATTCGGAGCGCATTTCTCAAAAGATCGGCGAAGCCATCCCGGAATTCCGGAAAGCGCCGGTAGTAACACCGCATATCCCGTCCGTTCACCGGGTACATTTCCTGCGGAAATGGGGTTGGGCTGCGGCCGCCCTGCTGCTGGTAGCCGGCGGCGCCTATTACCTGGTAGTGGATAAGAACAGCGCAGCACCAGTAGCTGCTGTCCCCAAAGCCACGGAAGTGGCGCCCGGCAAAGACGGCGCCATCCTGACCCTGGCCGATGGCCGCCAGGTGGTGCTGGACAGCCTGGGCAATGGTATTGTAGCCCAGCAGAGCGGCGCTGATGTAGTGCTGAATAACGGCCGCCTGGTCTATGATGCAGCCGGTCAGGCCAGCGCAGAAATACTGTACAATACCATGACCACCCCCAAGGGACGCCAGTTCCAGGTCACACTGCCGGATGGCACCAGGGTATGGCTGAATGCCGCCAGCTCCATCCGCTTTCCCACCATATTTGCAGGCACCGAAAGAAGGGTGGAAATAACAGGAGAAGTTTATTTTGAAGTGGCCCAGCATTCCGCCAAACCCTTCCGGGTCAATGTGAGCGGTGCTGCCGAGATAGATGTGCTGGGCACCAGCTTCAATATTAATGCATACGAGAACGAGAAAACCATCAATACCACTTTACTGAATGGCAGCATCCGGATTGCGGATGTGCTGCTCAGGCCCGGCCAGCAGGCCAGGGTACAGCATGGCATGGCGGGACAATCAACCGCTGAAGGAGATATCACCAGACGGGGCGTCACTGTTACCAATGACGTGGACATTGACAAGGTAATGGCCTGGAAAAATGGGCTGTTCAACTTTGAAGAGTCCAGCCTGGAAGAAGTGATGCGCCAGCTGGAACGCTGGTATGATATTGAAGTGGTATACGAGAACGGTGTTCCTAAAACCCGCTTCTGGGGCGAGATGCAGCGGCAGACACAATTGCCGGACCTGCTGGAGATCCTCCGGAAAACAGAAGTGGAGTTCAGGATGGAAGGCCGCAGGTTGATTGTTCTCAACAAGTAATGCAAAACGAACGCTTCGCCAGATAGCTGATCCTTATTCTTATTCCTATGGCCAGGCAACCATTTGGCCGTCCCTTATCATCTTATTAATTTTTCTATTGTGTATCCGCTAATAAAAAACCGCCACGGATTGCAGCCGTGACGGTGGATGATTTAGCTGGAATATAAACGGTTTTGCGATTTCACATTTATTAACAACCAAATCTGTTTGCAATTTATGCAAAAAAACTGCTATCGCCTGCCGGCGCTACAGCACAGGCAAGGTCATTGGCCGCCCGAACGTACGGCGGGAGGGAAAGGCCTCACCAAAATTTTAATGGTTATGAGATTTACGGCGATTTTGTTAACGGCTGCCGTATTGAACGTCCATGCAGCCGGTATGGCACAGACTGTAACCCTCACCGGAAAGAATATTCCGTTGAAACAGGTATTTGCCGCTATCAAGCAGCAGACCGGTTACGTGGTGTTCAGTAACACCAACGCTTTCAAAGACGCACACAGCGTAACCCTTTCCGTTAAAGACATGCCCCTGAACAGCCTGCTGGAAATGGTCCTGCAGGATCAACCCGTTTCCTGGCTGATCAAGGACAAAACCATTGTGCTTTCCCGCAAGGCAACCCCTGCCGCCTCAACACCGCAACTCATTACACTGGATGAAGTGAACAGGATCATCAATGTATCCGGCGTGGTGCGCAATGAAAATGGCGAGCCGCTGGCCGGCGCTTCCGTCCGTGTCAGAGGCCGTAACGGCGGTATGGTGACAGACAGCAAGGGCAGCTTCGGCTTTACCAATATGCTGGATGATGTGGGTCTTATCATCACCATGCTGGGGTATGAATACCTGGAGATCAGCTTCCGCAAAACAGATAATGGCTACACAGCCTATACCGTAGATAAGGCAAGGTCTTCACAGATCAAAGTGACCAGCGGTCCTAATATGTTCATCAATGTGACCATGAAAGCCGCTGACGCTAAAATGGATGATGTGGTGGTGACCGGGTACATGGATATCCGTAGAACCATGCACACGGGTGCACAGACCACCCTCAAGGCTGACTCTATCCGCATACCCGGTGAGGTGAGTATTGACCAGATGCTGCAGGGTGTTGTGCCCGGCATGCTGGTGACTATGCCTTCCGGACAGGTAGGTTCTACCCCCCGTATCCGTATCCGTGGTACCTCTACACTGCTGGGTAACCAGGAGCCTTTATGGGTAGTAGATGGTGTGATCCAGCGTGATCCCCTGCCTATTCCCGATGGCGCCGCTTCCCTGGCCGGTGATGTGAGCGAGATGCGGCTGGTAGCTTCTAACTCTATTTCCTGGTTGAATCCCAATGATATAGAGACAATTACCGTTTTGAAAGATGCCTCTGCTACCGCTATCTACGGTTCCCAGGCTGCCAACGGGGTAATTGTACTGACCACTAAAAAAGCAAAGGCCGGTCAGCTGACCGTGAACTATTCCGGTAACCTGTCTATAGGCCAGCGCCCCCAGTACAGTATGTACAACCTGATGAACTCCCAGGAACTGATGCAGTTCTCCAAAGAGGTTTACCAGGACAGGGACGCTTATACCAGCCAGGTACTGCCCATCAGCTATGGTGGCCTTGTGCAGAAACTGCATAACAAGGAGATCACCCAGGAGCAGTTTGATGCAGAATACCGCAGGATGGAGTCCATGAATACAGACTGGTTTGATATCCTGTTCAGGAACTCTTTCAGCCAGAACCACAGCATCAGTCTTTCCGGTGGTTCTGATAAGATCACCAACAGGACCTCTATCAACATGCAGCAGCAGAACGGTGAAGCCGTGGGGAACGACCTGCGTAATTTCTCTGCCAGCAGCAATACCACCCTTAAATTCGGCAAGCGCCTCCTGGTGAACTTCCTGCTGAATGGCGGTATCCGGGAAACAGATGGTTTTGCTTATGGTGTAAGTCCCTTTGAGTACGCCATGAATACTTCCAGGACCATCCCCGCTTACAATGATAATGGCACCTTATTCTATCATGAGCGGAACGGTACCCTCAGCCCTTCCATTGCCAACAAGAATACCTACAATTACAATATCCTGAACGAGCTGGCCAATACCGGTAATAAGAACTCTACCCGTAACCTCTCCGCCAATATTGACCTGAACCTGAAGCTGTTCAAGAATGTGGACTACCAGGGGCTGATCTCTTACGCTACCGCTACTTCCGATGTGAAGTCCTGGGCTACCGAAATGAGTCACTATATCACCCAGCTCAGGGGTTATGAATATGGTGCTGTACTGGCCAATTCCACAGAAGAGCTGAAAAGCGGTTTACCCTTCGGTGGCCTGCTGCAGCTGCAGAATGCTACCAACAGCACCTATACTATCCGGAACAGCCTGGTGTACAATAATACTTTTAACCAGCTGCACACGGTAACGGTACAGGTAGGTAATGAGATCAGGTCTGCTGAGCTGACCGGTTCTGCCACTACCCGTTATGGTTACCTGAAGAACAGGGGTGAAACCTTTGCGCCGGTTCCCCTTACACAGGCTGCAGGTTTCTATGGCTCACAGGCCAACCTGCATGACCGCATGCGCGCCAACTCCAGCGTTACCAACCAGACCAGCAACTATGTAAGCCAGTACCTCACTGCTGTATACGCTTTTGATCAGCGTTATATCCTGAACGTGAACGGCCGGGTAGATGCTTCCAACCGCTTTGGCCAGGATGAGAACAAACGTTTTCAGCCTACCTGGTCAGTGGGTGCAAGGTGGCGCCTGGGCAATGAGCATTTCATGAAATCCGTACTCTGGCTGGATGCCTTTGACTTTTACGGATCTTATGGCTACCAGGGTAATGCGGTGGAAGCCGTATCGCCCAACCTCATTGCTACTGATGGCGGCCTGAGCTCTATTTATAAACAATATGTGCTGAATATTAAATCGCTTCCCTATAAGGACCTGGGCTGGGAAAAGACCAACTCCTGGAATATTGGTGTGGACCTTTCCTTCCTGAATGGTCGTGTGAATGCCAATGCCAACCTCTTCCTGAAGAGGAGCAATGTACTGGCCTCCAGGGATGTGCCCGTGGAGAATGGTATGAACTCTGCCATCGTGTTCGGTTCCGAAATGGAGAACAAAGGGTATGATCTGACCGTGAACATTGTGCCCATCCGCAATAAGGACTGGACCTGGCAGTTCTCTGTGAACACAGCCGTGACCCGTAATATCCTGAAGGATAACCAGCGTGTTAACGTGCTGGGTGATTATATCAATGGAACCGCCATGATCAGCGGTGAAGCATATTCCACTTTTTATTCCTTTAACTATGCAGGGCTGAACCCGGCTAATGGTCGTCCAACGTTCAACTACATGGACATCACCAAAACGGACAAGGACCTGAACTACCTGGTGAAGACCGGAAAGCTGGAACCTGATTTCTCCGGTGGCTTTAACACCACGCTGCGTTACAGGAATTATGCCCTGCGTGCCCAGTTTGCCATGGCTTTCGGCGCACAGAAACGTTTACCCAGTGTATACAACAGGACAGGCGCTCCCACTCCGGAACAGAATGCCCCCAAATGGCTGATGGACCGCTGGAGGAAAGCTGGTGATGAAGCCACTACCGATATTCCTTCCGTACCCGATGGAAATATCAACAGGCTGCTCATTTACCTGCCTACGCTCACTTCTCAGTCCTATAGCCCATATGAGCTGTACAACTGGTCTGATTTCCGCGTGGCGGATATTGATTTCATCCGTTGCCGCAACCTCGCCTTCACGTATGACTTTGATCCCAGCATAGCCCGTAAAGTAGGTTCCAAAAGGGTGAGCGTGTCCCTGAGCATGACCAACCCCTTCCTGGTTGCCTTCGATGACCGCTGGGATGGTTATGATCCGGAAACCGGTGGCTGGCCTGCCCGCAGGACCACCTCCCTGTCTATCAACATGAATTTCTGATAATCGGAAGCATTAAACATTGTGAAGAAAATGAAACAAAGCATATATATAACCATACTGAGCCTGGGAACGCTGATGCTTGGTTCCTGCTCCAAATTCCTGGAGGAACAATCACAGAGTGAGGTGATCCCCACTACTGCTGCTGACTTCCGGGAACTGCTGCTGGGTTCCGGTTACCTGGTGAAAGAAGAACCCTTCGCCTTTACGTTCCTGATGGACGATGATGTGGAGTTCCGCTATGACGATCAGGGAAACACCAATCCGGGCAGCTCTACTGCTATCCAGCATTTTCCCAACTTCACGTGGCAGCCCAATTTCATGGATGTGAACGGCCTGGGCCAGCTGGTATCCGAAAACCCGGGTACTACTGCCTATGCCATCTCCTATAAATACATCATGGGCTGTAACGCCGTACTGGACAATATTGACGAGGCCATCGGCACACAGACCGAAAAAGACAGGGTAAGAGGTGAGGCGCTGGCTATGCGCGCCTGGCATTATTTCCGCCTCGTGAATGTGTTTGGTGAACCCTATAATTATAATAAGGATGCATTGGGTGTACCCCTGAAGCTCACT from Candidatus Pseudobacter hemicellulosilyticus encodes the following:
- a CDS encoding DUF4974 domain-containing protein, with the protein product MTESNQYIAELIGKYLEDRLTAEEHQDLENWLNAAGSNRGLLAEITDQQKLAVNLQKFYSYDSERISQKIGEAIPEFRKAPVVTPHIPSVHRVHFLRKWGWAAAALLLVAGGAYYLVVDKNSAAPVAAVPKATEVAPGKDGAILTLADGRQVVLDSLGNGIVAQQSGADVVLNNGRLVYDAAGQASAEILYNTMTTPKGRQFQVTLPDGTRVWLNAASSIRFPTIFAGTERRVEITGEVYFEVAQHSAKPFRVNVSGAAEIDVLGTSFNINAYENEKTINTTLLNGSIRIADVLLRPGQQARVQHGMAGQSTAEGDITRRGVTVTNDVDIDKVMAWKNGLFNFEESSLEEVMRQLERWYDIEVVYENGVPKTRFWGEMQRQTQLPDLLEILRKTEVEFRMEGRRLIVLNK
- a CDS encoding SusC/RagA family TonB-linked outer membrane protein, which produces MRFTAILLTAAVLNVHAAGMAQTVTLTGKNIPLKQVFAAIKQQTGYVVFSNTNAFKDAHSVTLSVKDMPLNSLLEMVLQDQPVSWLIKDKTIVLSRKATPAASTPQLITLDEVNRIINVSGVVRNENGEPLAGASVRVRGRNGGMVTDSKGSFGFTNMLDDVGLIITMLGYEYLEISFRKTDNGYTAYTVDKARSSQIKVTSGPNMFINVTMKAADAKMDDVVVTGYMDIRRTMHTGAQTTLKADSIRIPGEVSIDQMLQGVVPGMLVTMPSGQVGSTPRIRIRGTSTLLGNQEPLWVVDGVIQRDPLPIPDGAASLAGDVSEMRLVASNSISWLNPNDIETITVLKDASATAIYGSQAANGVIVLTTKKAKAGQLTVNYSGNLSIGQRPQYSMYNLMNSQELMQFSKEVYQDRDAYTSQVLPISYGGLVQKLHNKEITQEQFDAEYRRMESMNTDWFDILFRNSFSQNHSISLSGGSDKITNRTSINMQQQNGEAVGNDLRNFSASSNTTLKFGKRLLVNFLLNGGIRETDGFAYGVSPFEYAMNTSRTIPAYNDNGTLFYHERNGTLSPSIANKNTYNYNILNELANTGNKNSTRNLSANIDLNLKLFKNVDYQGLISYATATSDVKSWATEMSHYITQLRGYEYGAVLANSTEELKSGLPFGGLLQLQNATNSTYTIRNSLVYNNTFNQLHTVTVQVGNEIRSAELTGSATTRYGYLKNRGETFAPVPLTQAAGFYGSQANLHDRMRANSSVTNQTSNYVSQYLTAVYAFDQRYILNVNGRVDASNRFGQDENKRFQPTWSVGARWRLGNEHFMKSVLWLDAFDFYGSYGYQGNAVEAVSPNLIATDGGLSSIYKQYVLNIKSLPYKDLGWEKTNSWNIGVDLSFLNGRVNANANLFLKRSNVLASRDVPVENGMNSAIVFGSEMENKGYDLTVNIVPIRNKDWTWQFSVNTAVTRNILKDNQRVNVLGDYINGTAMISGEAYSTFYSFNYAGLNPANGRPTFNYMDITKTDKDLNYLVKTGKLEPDFSGGFNTTLRYRNYALRAQFAMAFGAQKRLPSVYNRTGAPTPEQNAPKWLMDRWRKAGDEATTDIPSVPDGNINRLLIYLPTLTSQSYSPYELYNWSDFRVADIDFIRCRNLAFTYDFDPSIARKVGSKRVSVSLSMTNPFLVAFDDRWDGYDPETGGWPARRTTSLSINMNF